The genome window GGGCCGCTTGAACGCGATCACAGTGGGCATGTGGCGTGAATTGCAAGAGGTGTTCACGGACATCGCCCGCGACGACTCGCTGCGGTGCGTGATCGTGCGCGGTGAAGGCGGCAATTTTGCAGCTGGCGCGGATATCCGGGAGTTTCCCGCACAGCGCGGTGACATGGCCGGCGTGCAGCGCTATCACCGCGACGTGCTCGGACCCGCCTTGCAGGCAGTAGCCGCGTGCCCTCACCCGGTGATCGCTCAGATTGAAGGCGTATGTGTGGGCGGCGGGCTGGAAATTGCGAGCCAGTGCGATTTGCGTATCGCTGGCGCATCCGCGCGCTTTGGCGTGCCGATCAACCGCCTGGGATTTCCGATGGCGCCCGATGAAATGCGCGGCTTGCTGGCGCTGGCGGGGCGGGCGGCCACGTTGGCCATTCTTCTGGAAGGCCGTGTCTTTGACGCCGAAGAGGCCCGCGGCCTGGGCCTCTTGACGCGAATCGTGGCGGACGGTCAGGTGGCTGACGCCGTCCGGCGCAGCGCCGAACGCATCACGCAGGGCGCGCCGCTGGCCGCCCGCATCAATAAACGCTTGTCCGCAAGGCTCGCCACAGGCGGCGCCTTGACCGAGGACGAGTATCAGGATTATTTCTCCTATGCCGAAAGCCGGGACCACAAGGAGGGCGTACGCGCTTTCCTGGCCGGCGTAGACCCTACTTTTTCCGGAGACTGACCAAGGTGAGCAACGCCAATCTATACGCCGTTCTGCAAGGCGGCTTTCCCAAGGACCGCAGCAAAGTCGCGCTGGAAACGCCCGACCTTGAATACACCTGGGACGATATCGATCGCGCCACGGCCTGCCTGGCCAACCTCTTGACGTCGCTGGACCTGCCCGCAGGGTCACGGGTCGCCGTGCAGGTGGAAAAGTCGCCCGAAGCGCTGTTGCTGTATCTGGCCACCCTGCGCGCCGGGCTCGTGTATTTGCCGCTGAATACCGCGTACCGCGAGTCGGAGATCGAGTACTTCCTGGGCAATGCCGAACCCGCGGTGGTGGTTTGCGCCAGCAAAAACCGCGACTGGGTACAACGCGCCGCTGACCGCGCGGGTTGCGCGCACGTGTACACGCTGGATGAAGACCGCACAGGCAGTCTGCTGGACGCTGCTGGCACTTTGCCGCAGACGTTTACGACCGTGACGCGGCAGCCTGATGATCTGGCGGCCATTCTGTACACGTCTGGCACCACCGGCCGCAGCAAGGGCGCAATGTTGTCGCACGGCAACCTGGCGGCCAACGCGCGGGTGCTGCATGAATACTGGGGCTGGCGTGAAGACGATGTGCTGCTGCATATGCTGCCCATCTTCCACGTGCACGGGCTGTTCGTGGCGTCCCACGGCGCGCTGTTGGCTGGCGCCAAGATGATCTGGCTGCCCAAGCTGGATGCTGATCTGGCTTTGCATTACCTGCCGCAAAGCACGGTGATGATGGGCGTGCCGACGTATTACGTGCGCTTGCTGGCGGATTCGCGTTTTGACAGCAGCGTCTGCGCCAACATGCGTTTGTTCATTTCCGGTTCCGCGCCTTTGTTGGCCGAAACGTTCTCGGACTTCCACAAGCGCAGCGGCCACGCCATCCTGGAACGCTACGGCATGAGTGAAACCGTCATGCTGACGTCCAATCCCTATAGCGCCAGCCAAGGCGAGCGCCTGGCCGGCACCGTCGGCCGGGCCTTGCCTGGCGTGCAAGTGCGGGTTGTCGACGACGCGGGCATTGCATTGGCGCCGGGTGAAATCGGCAACGTGCAGGTGCGCGGGCCCAATGTGTTTTCGGGTTATTGGCGCATGCCGGAAAAGACGCGTGAAGAATTCACCGAAGACGGCTGGTTCAAGACGGGCGATGTGGGCCGCTGGGGCGGAGAATCGGCCGGGCGCGACGTGCCGGCCGACTACCTGTCGATTGTGGGACGCAGCAAGGACCTGATCATTTCTGGCGGGTTCAATGTGTACCCGAAGGAAATCGAAACGTTGATTGACGACATGCCCGGCGTGGCGGAGTCTGCCGTTATCGGCGTACCGCATCCTGACTTCGGAGAAGCCGTGGTTGCGGTTGTGGTTCCCAAGGACGGCGTGTCGCTGGATGCCGCCGCGATGCAGCTTGAACTGAAGTCGCGGATTGCCAATTTCAAGGTGCCCAAGCGCGTGCACATCATTGATCAACTGCCGCGCAATACCATGGGCAAAGTGCAGAAGAACGTGCTGCGCGAAACCTATCAGGCGCTATAACCGTTCGTTCGCATGCCGGTCCCGAGGGACCGGCATTTTTTTTCAAGGAGCCTATCGCCCCACATTGCACCGCAGGTCCTGACGCTTCATTCAATAAAAATTTCAAGAGACGAGACGCACAAAACCGCGCCGTCCCCATGATGCAGCAAGAGGAGACAATATGAGATATCGCACTACCGCCGCAGCCTTATTCGCCGTGGCAGCTCTGGGTTTTGGCGGCGCCGCGGCCGCAGAATGGCCCGAGCGTCCCATCACGCTGATTGTTCCGTTCCCCGCTGGCGGCGGCACGGATACGTTTGCTCGTCCCCTGGCCCAGCAACTGACCACGCAATTGGGCCAGACGGTGGTGATCGACAACAAGGGCGGGGCAGGCGGCACGGTAGGCGCTGGTGTGGCCGCCAAGGCCAGACCCGACGGCTACACGTTTTTCATGGGTGGCGCGCATCATGCGCTGGCCCCGTCGCTGTACAAAAGCCTGAACTACAACATCCAGAAGGACTTTGTGCCTGTTGCGCTGGTGGCGCAGCCGCCGCAGGTGGTGGTCATCAACGCTGCCAAGCTGCCGGTAAAGACTCTGCAAGAGTTCGTTGACTACGCCAAGAAGCACCCCGGAGAAATCAACTTCGGCACGGCCGGCAAGGGCAGCACGCACCATTTGGCTGGCGAACTCTTTGCCATGCAGACGGGCATCAAGCTGGTGGATGTGCCGTATCAAGGCGCGGGTCCCATGCTGTCGGCGCTGATTGGGGGCCAGGTTGATCTGGCGTTTGATGGGCTGGGTTCATCGTCGGGACATATCCGCGCTGGCGTTATCAAGCCCTTGGCGGTGGCGGCGACCGAACGTTCGCAGTCTCTGCCTGATGTGCCAACTGCCGCCGAAGCCGGTGTTCCGAATTACGTGGTGTCGACCTGGTACGCCATCTGGGCGCCCGCTGGCACGCCGCAGGCGGCCGTCGACAAGATGGCGGTTGAGATCACCAAGGCGCTGAACACGCCGAAGCTCAAGGAAACCTGGGCTGGCAACGGGTCTGCGGTGCCTGCGCTGACGGGCGCGGACTTCGGAAAGTTCGTCGACAGCGAAGTGGCTCGTTGGGCAAAAGTGGTGAAGGATTCCGGCGTCACGCTGGATTGATGCATGCGCGGACCGGATATCCATTACTATTGATAATGGTTATCATTAGTAAGTTTGCTATCCGGTCCGTCGAATGCCATGAGTCAAATCGGTTCCCCAGCGCCCATTGAGGGGCTCTACATCCAGCATCAATCCTGGCTGCGCGATTGGCTGCGCCGGAAGACGGGTTGCCCCTTTGACGCGGCGGATCTGACCCACGATACCTATCTGAAAGTGCTGGTGCGCGAGGACGACGCGCGCCAGTATCGCGAACCGCGCGCCTATCTGACGACGATCGCGCACGGCCTGATGGTCAATCTGTTCCGCCGGCGCGATATTGAACGGGCGTATCTGGACAGCCTGGCCCTGGTCGAAGACGCGGTTGCGCTCCCGCCGGAGCGCCGCGCCATGGCGCTGGAAGCGCTGGTCGAAATCGACCGGCTGCTGGACGGGTTGCCCCCCAAGGTGCGCAAGGCGTTCTTGCTGGCGCAGTTGGAAGGGCTGCGCCACGGCGAGATCGCCGAACGCATGCAGGTGTCGGTCAGTTCGGTGCGCCAGTATCTGGCCCGGGCCATGCAACATTGTCTGGCGGGCTGGTGAGCGGGCGCGCAGCCGGGCGGGGCGAACTGCCGCCATCGGTCATCCGCGAAGCCAGTGAATGGTTTGTGCGGATGGGAGCCGAAGAGGCCACTGCGGCGGATGACGATGCCTGTAAACGCTGGGTGAACGCCAGCCCGTTGCATCGTCTGGCTTGGGACCGCATTGAAATGCTGGGGCGCCAATTTGGGCAAGTCGAGCCGCAGGCGGGATTGTCTGTCCTGGACCGCGTGCCGTCGCGGGGCCGCCGCCAAGCGTTGAAAGCGCTGTCATTGGTGTTGGGCACCGGTGGACTGACGGCCGCGGCGCTGCCATGGAAGGCGTGGTCAGCGGATTTCTGCACGGGGGTGGGCGAACGCCGCAATGTCACGATGACCGACGGCAGCACACTCAGCCTGAATACCGGAACCGCCGTGGACGTGCGTTTCGACGCCATCCAGCGGCTCGTCGTGCTGCGCCAGGGCGAACTGCACGTCGCAACGCATGCGGACCCGCAGACGCCGTCCCGGCCGTTGGTGGTGGCAACCCCCATGGGCCGGATCACCGCGCTGGGCACGCGTTTTGTCGTGCGCTTGCTGGA of Achromobacter seleniivolatilans contains these proteins:
- a CDS encoding malonate--CoA ligase, yielding MSNANLYAVLQGGFPKDRSKVALETPDLEYTWDDIDRATACLANLLTSLDLPAGSRVAVQVEKSPEALLLYLATLRAGLVYLPLNTAYRESEIEYFLGNAEPAVVVCASKNRDWVQRAADRAGCAHVYTLDEDRTGSLLDAAGTLPQTFTTVTRQPDDLAAILYTSGTTGRSKGAMLSHGNLAANARVLHEYWGWREDDVLLHMLPIFHVHGLFVASHGALLAGAKMIWLPKLDADLALHYLPQSTVMMGVPTYYVRLLADSRFDSSVCANMRLFISGSAPLLAETFSDFHKRSGHAILERYGMSETVMLTSNPYSASQGERLAGTVGRALPGVQVRVVDDAGIALAPGEIGNVQVRGPNVFSGYWRMPEKTREEFTEDGWFKTGDVGRWGGESAGRDVPADYLSIVGRSKDLIISGGFNVYPKEIETLIDDMPGVAESAVIGVPHPDFGEAVVAVVVPKDGVSLDAAAMQLELKSRIANFKVPKRVHIIDQLPRNTMGKVQKNVLRETYQAL
- a CDS encoding sigma-70 family RNA polymerase sigma factor → MSQIGSPAPIEGLYIQHQSWLRDWLRRKTGCPFDAADLTHDTYLKVLVREDDARQYREPRAYLTTIAHGLMVNLFRRRDIERAYLDSLALVEDAVALPPERRAMALEALVEIDRLLDGLPPKVRKAFLLAQLEGLRHGEIAERMQVSVSSVRQYLARAMQHCLAGW
- a CDS encoding enoyl-CoA hydratase/isomerase family protein, which translates into the protein MTQDQTGRVRLEREGSWAWVTLSHPGRLNAITVGMWRELQEVFTDIARDDSLRCVIVRGEGGNFAAGADIREFPAQRGDMAGVQRYHRDVLGPALQAVAACPHPVIAQIEGVCVGGGLEIASQCDLRIAGASARFGVPINRLGFPMAPDEMRGLLALAGRAATLAILLEGRVFDAEEARGLGLLTRIVADGQVADAVRRSAERITQGAPLAARINKRLSARLATGGALTEDEYQDYFSYAESRDHKEGVRAFLAGVDPTFSGD
- a CDS encoding FecR domain-containing protein translates to MSGRAAGRGELPPSVIREASEWFVRMGAEEATAADDDACKRWVNASPLHRLAWDRIEMLGRQFGQVEPQAGLSVLDRVPSRGRRQALKALSLVLGTGGLTAAALPWKAWSADFCTGVGERRNVTMTDGSTLSLNTGTAVDVRFDAIQRLVVLRQGELHVATHADPQTPSRPLVVATPMGRITALGTRFVVRLLESESWVAVTEGAVKIEPAAGGEDAERIVQAGSGTHFNTLAVQTIRLAPHADDWVQGAIYADGMRLDAFAEELGRYRKGRLVCDPSVAGLRISGSFPLGDTDRILAAIERALPVRADRYTRYWVVLRARA
- a CDS encoding Bug family tripartite tricarboxylate transporter substrate binding protein, which encodes MRYRTTAAALFAVAALGFGGAAAAEWPERPITLIVPFPAGGGTDTFARPLAQQLTTQLGQTVVIDNKGGAGGTVGAGVAAKARPDGYTFFMGGAHHALAPSLYKSLNYNIQKDFVPVALVAQPPQVVVINAAKLPVKTLQEFVDYAKKHPGEINFGTAGKGSTHHLAGELFAMQTGIKLVDVPYQGAGPMLSALIGGQVDLAFDGLGSSSGHIRAGVIKPLAVAATERSQSLPDVPTAAEAGVPNYVVSTWYAIWAPAGTPQAAVDKMAVEITKALNTPKLKETWAGNGSAVPALTGADFGKFVDSEVARWAKVVKDSGVTLD